The segment ctaGGGGCAGGAAGGGTGCAGGGAGTgctcacacagctgcctgccccaggcacactgtgctggctgctgcctgcagtcagtgggctgtgtgggcagggatggaaagcccccaggtgccacacagctccagcagatcacaggagcacaatgggagggcttgggagggccctccagagatcatcgagtccaagccccctgccagagcagcagcacccagagcagggcacacagaacacatccagctggggcttgaaagcctccagagcaggagactgcacagcctctctgggcagcctgctccaggcctccagcagcctcacaccaagggagtttctcctcctgttgagggggaacctcctggcttccagcttgcAGCCCTTGTCCCGTTCCTGGGCACCACCATCCTGCCAGCCACCCCTTGGACACGAGCTGTCCTTCCAGCAGCAAGACTCCTggcctgtgctggtgcctgctgctgttcctccccaggtgcccaggcatcccccagccctgggcaggcagcagggctctcacctCGGGATGTGAGCCTCCTGTCCTGGCCAGAGATGCAGTAGACAGccactgccaggaggatggtggCCACCACATCCGCCACCACGATGCCAGAGATGGTAGCAGCGTCCACCTCGATGCAGTTCTGGCACACTGCAACCCCAGAAGGAGACAGACACTGACAGGGGGGCCACAGCCAGGGCCctacccacccccccaacacctGCCCCCCGCAGCCAGGGCCTCTCTCTGAGCCCAGAGtgctcaggcagctctgccagcccagagggagAGCTCACAGGGTGCAGTGGGTTGGAGGGatcagagctgtgtggctgggactgctgctgggggtgagtgACTGTGCTCCGGCAGAGCATCCATTCCAAGGGCTTAAGGACAAACAACCTCCCCAAAGTTTTTTGAGCAGCCCCAAGCAGAAAAGTGCTGAGAAGGCCAAAAAGAaattccctgctgcagggggggtgggcaggggacaaggtgagggaggaggggagaagggttTCCTACAGTCACAGatggcatcaggttggaaggaagcctccaagggcatcctgcccaaccccctgcccacagcagggacagctccagccagggcaggctgcacagggacacagccaggctgagcctgagtggctgcagggatggagcctcagccccctccctgggcagcctgtgccagtgtctccccagcctccctgtgcagagcttcctcctggtgcccaacctaaccctgccctgctccagtctcaaaccattgctcctgctgctgccaccccaagccctcctgagcagtccctgcccagcctgtctgcagctcccttcagacactgacctgcagctctgaggcctccctgcagccttctcccctccgggctgagcagccccaaccctcccagcctggctgcacagggGAGGACCTCGCAGCTCTGAGCGGCTCCggccctgggaagcagctctgcagcactcacTGCGGTAGTGCAGCTGCAGGTAGGGGCTGGTCTTGCCGTTTGCTTTGCAGGCGTAGCTGCCTCTGGGGTCGCTGTGAGCTGCCCCCAGGTCCAGCAGGGTTTCGTTTCTGTCCTCAGGGTCGCCCTTTTTCCGCCAGCTGACGGGAG is part of the Dryobates pubescens isolate bDryPub1 chromosome 34, bDryPub1.pri, whole genome shotgun sequence genome and harbors:
- the LOC104301766 gene encoding T-cell surface glycoprotein CD3 gamma chain, which translates into the protein MRRGRALGTWVLLASLAVASWGVRGQKVRVKEISGKVFLQCETDKATPVSWRKKGDPEDRNETLLDLGAAHSDPRGSYACKANGKTSPYLQLHYRMCQNCIEVDAATISGIVVADVVATILLAVAVYCISGQDRRLTSRASDRQNLIANEQLYQPLGERGEGQYSQLPSAKARR